The following are encoded together in the Chanodichthys erythropterus isolate Z2021 chromosome 16, ASM2448905v1, whole genome shotgun sequence genome:
- the pnhd gene encoding uncharacterized protein pnhd, giving the protein MTMDLLPLSVFLLLCAVHQTFTAALGKSTDSRNLFTERACCRRQSHVIYIGKDISGSPVNVDVGVCRTHCGQSARATSLEAGLRASKYSSMLDFLRHKKMRRLDPSSSSSSDPMSGSPSCGLSSSCEPAGVRVDRVMLYEGLREVEIIEDCHCEAKMSQCVRAPSLKTYYSGTPYETVIDAGKCVGSKGAPEGFSCVPTKFDSTLIETPNKVELIQTVAQCKLMEGCYRIPYVEYHYEITYNDDGVQVESLREIDVGRCLGSCTSGSRCLLRSASDLGECLLWAEGQGNACVPQDYESHTFLSQHGQIRTVLAITSCLCQS; this is encoded by the exons ATGACGATGGATTTACTGCCGCTGTCTGTGTTTCTTCTGCTCTGCGCCGTCCATCAGACCT tCACAGCTGCTTTAGGTAAAAGCACAGATTCCAGAAACCTGTTCACAGAGAGAGCCTGCTGCAGACGCCAGAGTCATGTCATCTACATCGGCAAAG aTATTTCTGGCAGTCCAGTGAATGTTGATGTGGGCGTGTGCAGAACGCATTGTGGCCAATCAGCGCGGGCTACGTCATTGGAGGCGGGGCTAAGGGCTTCCAAATATTCCTCAATGCTCGATTTCCTGAGACACAAAAAG ATGAGACGTCTGgatccatcatcatcatcatcctcagaTCCCATGAGCGGTTCCCCGTCCTGCGGACTGAGCTCCAGCTGTGAGCCAGCCGGGGTCCGTGTGGACCGTGTGATGCTGTATGAAGGTCTGCGGGAGGTGGAGATCATTGAGGACTGTCACTGCGAAGCCAAAATGAGCCAGTGTGTCCGAGCACCATCGCTGAAAACATACTACTCCGGGACCCCCTACGAGACCGTTATAGACGCAGGCAAATGTGTCGGATCCAAAGGGGCACCGG AGGGATTTTCATGCGTTCCCACTAAGTTTGATTCCACCCTCATTGAAACTCCGAACAAAGTGGAGCTGATCCAAACAGTGGCTCAATGCAAACTGATGGAGGGATGTTACCGTATCCCGTATGTCGAGTATCATTACGAGATCACGTACAACGATGATGGAGTCCAAGTAGAAAgtctgagg GAAATAGATGTTGGCAGATGTTTGGGAAGCTGCACCTCAGGGAGCCGCTGTCTTCTCAG GAGTGCGTCAGATCTCGGGGAATGTCTGCTGTGGGCTGAAGGACAGGGCAACGCTTGTGTTCCTCAAGACTACGAGAGCCACACTTTCCTCAGTCAACACGGCCAAATCCGCACCGTTCTGGCCATCACTTCCTGTCTGTGCCAGTCTTAA